The following DNA comes from Papaver somniferum cultivar HN1 chromosome 4, ASM357369v1, whole genome shotgun sequence.
CCCATCATCTTTAGCACCATTCTCCATTTTGTTGTTCCTAGCAAAACCTTGTCTCATCACACACAATAATATATTTCCCTTCGATGATAATATCAATGCTCATAATAACAAGATAAAATGAACAAGTTATTTCATTgagtttcaaaaacaaaaaagagaagaaagagtttTGTGTGAACTTCAATTGTCATCTCATGAATGCAGTGTGACGTACAGACATGGAGTGTTAGTGAAGTGTAACAAAACAAGCAAAATACAGGGTGTGGAGACTTGGAGTGTGGACACAATACGCTCTGTATCTAATCCCTTGAGACTTCTTCTGGTTTCTCCAATTCTGTCTCTCTCTTTTTAGCTCAGACATTAAAtggctgctgctgcttcttcttcgaCATTTCCACCACCATGTCACCACCTTCCCCAGCTTCATCAAAACCACACTAAATCCCTTTCTTCTCTTTTTAAACCCAAATCTCGAACCACCAGATTCTCAATCCGACCTCTATCAATTTCACCAAAAGCATCTCTTTCTGACCCATTCGTCCTTCAAATCGCTGAGACCCTTGAAGATTCAAATTCATCCTCATCTTTAAAACAATCCCCAATTCTTCAAAAGCTAAGAGAATCTTCTTCTGAATCTATTCTATCTCTATCTTGGCCTACTCGTAAAGATGAACCTTTTCGATTCACTGATACTTCTTTCATTAAGAACTCCCAGATATCTTCGATTTCACCGGACCCAGAATCAAATCTCGTCGATTTTGAATCAGATGGGGGTGATGATACTGAAACCCCAAATATCGTCATAGTTGATGGTCAAATTGTCAATTCTCTGTCTAAACTTGATGAATTACCTGATAATGTCTACGTTGGGAGTGTTTTGGGTATAGATTCAgatgaaattagggaaaaagTTATGAAATTCGTGTCAAATTTTGAAGATAAAgatttgttttggtctttgaatGGAATTGGAGCACCCGATGTTACTATTGTATATGTTCCATCTGATTGTTTTGTTGAAAAACCATTGCACTTTAGGTTTTATTCTCATGAAACAAGTGAAATTGGTTCCAGTAATTTGCCCATGTCCAAtcctagggttttggtgttggtaGAGAAAGGAGGTGAAGTTGGGATTGTGGAGGAGTATTTGGGTGGGGCTGAAGATAAGTGTTACTGGGTTAATTCAGTAATGGAAGTTCTAATTGGTGAAGGTGGGAAGGTTTCACATACTTATGTACAGCAACAAGCTCCAAGTGCTGCCCATTTCAAGTGGACTTCGGTTCGCCAGGTAACATACTCCTTCCTCTTTCTTTTACTGTGGGTACAATTTTGTTGCGTTAAGCTTTTGAGGTCTAAACTGCTTTAGCACTTATTTAAGGGGAACTGGAAATGCAGCCATGTAAGTTTAGTTTTTAGGACTTCATTCAAATGCAGCAACTTAATGAGGTGAACTGTTGTAATGCCAATGATATGTTCTTGCAGGAATCGTCTAGTACATACAAGCTTGTAGAGATAAGTTCTGGTGGGAAATTGAGTAGGCATAATCTTCAAATTCAACAAGTAGGCCCTGATACAATAACAGAATTGAGCACCTTTCACATATGTGTACGTGATCAAACACAAGATCTTCATAGCAAGTTAATTCTAGACCATCCAGGAGGTGTTGCTGAACAACGTCATAAATGCATTGCAGCTCATCCGCGGAGTCAAGTTGTGTTTGATGGTAACATTAAAGTGAACAGGTattgcttgatttccttcttctcttttcttgtttATTATCCTTCTCATACTGCAACTAATTCAATCGTGGTTTTACAACATCCATTTACATATAGTCCGATAATTTGAATAGGTCATGATTCCATTCAGTTTGTGTTGTAGTTTAAGTTGCATAGTATACTGACACACACAGGACAGGGGTGACtatctgaaagaatatcaagttAAAAATTTCCTCCTACTCTCCCTAGTCTCATGGGCACCCTCACAGTTGTACCAAATCTCACAGTAAAATTTGTTGTAAAACAAGTAAACCGACTATTAGTCTTGTACATCTTGGTCCATTTCCTTCAGACCAAAAGGCCATTGCACTCTCTTACTTTAAATTAAATAAAACTCTTCTCCTCTTATGTGCCTCTAAACCTAACATGTTGGTGACGGCAAATGTGACCAAGCCACTCTTTGGCACAGAGAATGCTCAATTGAGCTTATTTTGAAACATCTAGGCTCTAGCATAGTTGCACCTTCCGTCACGGCAGCATGCCAAACTAATACCTGCTCAGTTTTTTGGCCCACATACTTGGCAATATTAGTTACTTTCTCATGTGTGCAAATTTTTGCTCAGAGACTATAATACTCGTCATATTATTGTCTtaatttgtttccttctttatTCATACTCAACTTGGAACTTTATCATAAACCCAACTTCCTCTGTCACCAGTGTTGTCACATCATTGTGTCCTGAACATCAAAATTTTCTATGATATACTAACTTCCAGTTACGTGCTTACTTCTAAATTCGCTGCTTCTCTACTCATCCTTCGGTTCTTCATCTCATATGTTCATTTATGAATATATTTGTGGAACAACTGTTTTAAGTTAGGATTGTGCCAAAAATCA
Coding sequences within:
- the LOC113275900 gene encoding protein ABCI7, chloroplastic-like, with translation MAAAASSSTFPPPCHHLPQLHQNHTKSLSSLFKPKSRTTRFSIRPLSISPKASLSDPFVLQIAETLEDSNSSSSLKQSPILQKLRESSSESILSLSWPTRKDEPFRFTDTSFIKNSQISSISPDPESNLVDFESDGGDDTETPNIVIVDGQIVNSLSKLDELPDNVYVGSVLGIDSDEIREKVMKFVSNFEDKDLFWSLNGIGAPDVTIVYVPSDCFVEKPLHFRFYSHETSEIGSSNLPMSNPRVLVLVEKGGEVGIVEEYLGGAEDKCYWVNSVMEVLIGEGGKVSHTYVQQQAPSAAHFKWTSVRQESSSTYKLVEISSGGKLSRHNLQIQQVGPDTITELSTFHICVRDQTQDLHSKLILDHPGGVAEQRHKCIAAHPRSQVVFDGNIKVNRLAQQTDAAQLSRTLLLEDSATVNMMPNLQIIANDVSCSHGATVCDVDDDQLFYLLTRGIDLETARKSLIFAFGTEVMSRLPCESLQKKVERHIQRLLDPAPS